The proteins below come from a single Methanobacterium sp. genomic window:
- a CDS encoding radical SAM protein, producing the protein MNLINKIKNFEVLDLMQKANKITLKRHGNQITLERAIFLSWWCDKGDCLFCYMSSQKPKIREPGTARRNVNSILAEAELCRRIDWKIEFLSGGYGSFSTEEIKDISKRIYRITGEPVWLNTGITKDLEA; encoded by the coding sequence ATGAATCTTATAAACAAAATCAAAAACTTCGAAGTCCTTGATTTAATGCAAAAAGCTAATAAAATCACCCTTAAAAGACATGGAAATCAAATAACACTTGAAAGGGCTATTTTTCTTTCATGGTGGTGTGATAAAGGCGACTGCCTGTTTTGCTACATGTCATCACAGAAACCGAAAATTAGAGAACCCGGTACTGCAAGGCGTAATGTAAATTCAATTTTAGCCGAAGCAGAGCTTTGCAGAAGAATTGATTGGAAAATTGAATTTCTTTCAGGTGGATACGGCTCTTTTTCAACTGAAGAAATAAAGGATATTTCAAAGAGAATCTACAGGATCACTGGAGAGCCTGTATGGCTCAACACTGGAATTACAAAGGATCTTGAGGCCT